The genomic stretch catgcctggcctctgcagctgaaaggtcctcggctgctttcacctggtacctctcgatggcctttgcccgagcctggtcgatggtggcttgggtgcgggtacgagcggcagttgcagtcagcaaagcctgtagacaaaggataaagttagaatcTGTTGCAAAGAGTGAAAAACTAAGGCAAAAGAGATACGAAGTGcttacgctggccatttcatttagagccctgttcagaatttggtcgacccccatagtctctgcctcagccatcgccTCCTTGGAACGGTCATACCTCACGATGTGCGTAAGGCGGTCCTTTGTTGCTCGCAGGGCGCGATtcaagagtttggccccaagggtTTCATCCCGCTGAGTCTGTTCCTTGGCAGCTGCAGGTTGAGGAGTCGTCGTCGCAGGCGGAGTTTCCTTTTCAGCAGGAGCCGAAGgctgagcagaagtttgcccagttggcacgtccttggaaggatcttctgttcgacccttcttggcaggaggtccctggcttgtttcgccgttgtgtctcctAGACGACTTCCGCCAAACCAGaggaacttctacttcctcctcagcctggtataagtcaaaaacgttgggagtggccatatctgcatacaagtaaacacatgcaaatgataagataaaggcagataaaaaactctcgataaaacagaaaagaggtcacaaagttaatacctgagctacaactactggtcgctacactattgactctattagtcatacactcactatctggcatgaagaagtctggccctagatttggagtatatgtaaagttgccctccccgtcaaacaagtgacagggaattggcaaggtatttaaaagcaaaataactttaccgttctcatcagaggattcccccaagtccacaactggctcttttgccttttgtttccccttgccttggggagcagaaggcctttctgcagaaggattgcccgtgggctccctgattgtaacccccgtcggcctccttcatggaggggacgcagggggttgctgctcgggaaccccctcggcagtggcatcggctaccacgggtcctcttgtttcatggcgaggagccaggaggccagctagcctcagattttcatcagtgaccagagacttgacgcttttttctgcgtttgtcatcctggccagtgcattggacctcaacaccatgtctggtgttagggtcggacgtaaccatgggcctgaaagacaaaatgtactttaagaaaaatgaagggaaattcgcTGATGAAAAGTACCGACTAGTAaaagcagcacttacctcctcgagcgaaggccaagttgttgctggttatgtccggagtaaggaagtactccttgctgtactgccccacgttggatatgtgcgtggtggcCCTCAGGaatgtccggtttgtctcctggtgacaaagatggaagaagcctgtcccatactgttgagggttggacttgaggtcaaagagataattgacctcacgggggctggccattttttaagtttgtacaggatatagagtgcggtcagcattctatatccatttggagtaatctggaagggggcgacatcgaaataattagccaccccctgataaaaaggatgtagaggaatgacagcccccgcctctatgtggtaccgagaccaagcactgtatacacctccggggaggttagccctttggtctgcagtaggaattttgagagtgacccctgtgagaggatacttcctaagatagttagaaagcatccgaggagtcactaggctggttggggagaaataccactcgacatcaggcagattccgatggcgagggcgggctctagtttggatgttagggtcaggagcaggattttctcggccactggtcgaaggaaccctggcctgtgaatcaggctgggcaggagggtttggactatcgtcagattcaggtcttttcttgcctaaggatttagagcgtgccatttgaggaggagaagaacgaggtctggaggaagatcgtgaaaaaggaatctcgtgaattcggtcggccggttgttcttcgccttcgagcagctgggcgagaagattgtcgtcgatgggccgttcacctccccacaaatctggcatcaaagtctgcaaacagaagaatggggaggtgaggatagagaatttttaaaggctttttagaataacgctggtcgagtataaaagtcaagcttttatacagcaacattctaacaaaaagctaaatctttccaCACGATCAGTTTGAGAAATGGATCAGAGGGTGAAAGCAACAGGTTTttcataaaagctttttcaactccccttagggcgggaaaaacttatttttcgactggcctaaaaatcgaatttttacttcgattttacgtcctaaaagtacgatcccaactatcaaactaactcataactcttttcacccacaagacattctactgacaAACATCTCAACCtagaagcagatgaactcaaacagtcgacaaacagaagcatgcattacgaaaatttgaagcataaggattcgaaaacttaccagAAAGATGGTCGTGAAGATTGATAGGAGTTTTTGGAGATCGAGGTGCTCTCTGGCCGAATCTTGAAAGTGCAGATGAACGGTCTCCAGGAGAAGAtagaagctctggttttagggtttctggaatGAATAATagtgtgcgtaaaaagaaaaagaaaacttcagagatgttatataagtttgtctgtggcattaaaaaagtgtaatcatcagtttccctttttcgaagtatggggaagcgagatagccgtcgaattattactgagGAACCAAAAGGTCATGATTGGACAGGAGTAggttttttccaagaacacacgaaggaaCCTGACACatatggcggggtcaccgaagggtcgtttactcaaaagtttatttattgctcgtaataaataaacttggggggcaaattttaTTCGAAAAACTgacattgatgacgtggcaagtgatccctggacacgtggctgacatctggagggactctgctagtgtatcgaccaaaAGACACATTATGAGCAGTAAGCGGTCCAGTCTTTTCTGCGACCAGTCTAGTCAATGGTTCCGCATACagcatgatgttccaataaagatctttgtaaatcccgaatttaactcacacaatctcctgaatatccgattattcaggagagaatatctgtaacaatctcgtgtaatcccccttgagcctataaatagaaaaagatagctcaaggaagagacttttggctttcgaattatttgatactagagtaattctacttgaaatattgtattgttcttcagaggttagtgaaactcattggaccatagttctttgatcactcctttgatttccacatcaataacaatctaagtggacgtaggtcattaccagactctggggccgaaccactataaaatatcgtttTCTTATTATTTTGTCATTCGATTTCTtccaacgcattcattcacatcaagcatattctaactccgtgtcaattgaccaaaatctgggtcaacataatttaaacaaacaaacaattaaataatataactcacaacacttaacaattaaataaaaataaaacacaaaaatttaataactaatttttttttggtgcactacatatgtggtgcaggtaaaggcaagagaaagctagaccatccttgagttgatgagcttaggtgacgatatgtacatatgcggccactcgatcgccacgactgagggtttaaaaaggaaatatggttaaaccctattttgccgcttaggttggctggttgtaaatattttattgtaattaacctttaacttatattttgggatcccaatgtatacagtaaacgttttagtgaaacgttgtatcttaaccaaaatttttaaccttatactgttaatcatacttagttacacaattatagtcaaatgactcgattattgagtttagcactgtttaaaatggacaccgtaacgatccctggggattagggcgttacagcctcTCCATTTTTATCTACAATGGAACCCCATCTTGGCGAAGCTACTGTAGTTGTTCAGGGGATGCTTCTCTGTAGGCACCTTGGCCTTCTGAATGTTAGAATCAGGATTGACTGCCTGAGAGTTTGTCAAGTTGTTCGCTGTACTAATTATGGTACCTCTGAGTTTGTGATGATCATTCATGCTATTAATACTTTGGGTAGTAAgcttaattattttactattaatCATTGTAATCGTGCGAACAACAATATATCACACTCCCTAGCTCAATTGGCACCAACCATGGAAACATCTAAGATTTGATGGCCATATTTACTAGTTTGTTTATGGCCTTAAGAGGCATCACACTTTGTGTGTATTTTATTGGCATATTTTGCCTAAGTGAAATTACCCTTTcactaagaaaataaataataactaaCGTCGTTAGGGAGCTGAATCGATTATGGTTGATAAATATGTTAttcactaaaaaaaaaattctttttttctagtaattttaaaatagaataaataacatttttgtccCCCAAACAATGACAACTATATGATTGTGCCATTGAATGATTCACGATGTTAAAAATTTCTCCCGAACTAtacacgttactgaaatatgagacttctgttagatttcgtcctaggtgTCTAACAAATAAATGATGTGGTATTTTGTCGGTTGATGTGGCagtgccatgtgtagaataattaacaattttgcTCCCGAATTTTGATCACGACCAAATTGTGTCATTTTTACtaaaactaatttatttttttcttaaaaataataatttaaaaaaattaagaaagtaAACAATACTgaaagtttcaaattaattaaataaaatttcaaatattcaaaaattaaaaacctaattaataataaataacttttttttactttttattttcttttacaatataaaataaatatattttaaaataaaaattaacaatAAATCCAAAAACAAAGATATTTCTCCTTCATCCTCatctttttaaattaatttttatttatttatttaagtcatTGGTCATCCATCATcctcttttattattattttttatttattttagtatttattttaaagttttattctaaaatagatttattttatattataatggaaaaaaaagataaagtaaagaagagttatttgttattaattagatttttaattttttatggatttaattaatatttttaagaaaaaatttacataatttaataatggtcaaaatttaaaaataaaattaataattattatatacatGACTGTCAATAGATAAAATACACGTTATCAATATATCTAGAACGAAATTTAACTAAAcctcatatttaatatttaagtaAGGTGCTGTCATCCATCTTAAAATGATGTAGGTCACAGACTATAAAAGCGTGCCAAAAAGTGACAAAACCTCTCAGTTTCTCTGAAATGCAATATTGGGGTCTAATTCTATAGCCATTGTTGCCATTGCCACCATGGGAAAGCAGAAGCAACAAGTGATATCTCGTTTCTTTGCTCCCAAATCCAAAACCCCAACATCATCAACGCCTCCAAACCCTTCATCATCACTGCCTTCACCTTCTTCAAGTTTTCTCGTAGTCCCACCAACCCCACCTCCTAAAATTTCAGCCACGGTCACTTTCTCACCATCCAAACGCCTTCGTACTTCCCCAGCTTCCAGACCTCCTAAAGTCCCCAAACTCTCTCCCCACACTCATAATCCCATACCCCAACTTCCCAGTTCCTCGCTTCATCaaaagtttctagagaaacttcTAGAACCCACCTCCCACATCGCAGAACAGCACAAGACTTCAAGTACTCCATCATCATCAAAATCGACTGTTAAGTACACGCCATTGGAGCAACAAGTGGTGGACTTAAAGAAGAAACACCCAGATGTTCTTTTGATGGTGGAAGTCGGTTACAAGTATAGATTTTTTGGCGAAGATGCGGAAATGGCTGCGAGGGTTTTGGGGATTTATGCTCACATGGATCATAATTTTCTGACTGCGAGTGTGCCTACTTTCCGATTGAATGTTCATGTGAGAAGGCTGGTTAGTGCTGGCTTTAAGGTCGGCGTGGTTAAGCAGACCGAGACGGCGGCCATTAAGGCTCATGGCTCGAATAGCATAGGTCCATTTTGTAGAGGGCTATCGGCATTGTACACGAAGGCCACGTTGGAGGCGGCCGAGGATGTGGGAGGAAAGGAAGAAGGGTGTGGTGCAGATAGTAATTATCTGGTTTGTGCTGTGGAAAAAAGCGTTTTGGTAGAGAAAATGGATTCTAGTTTTGGAATGGAAAGTGGGATTGAGGTAAAAGTTGGGATTGTTGGGGTGGAGATATCAACTGGGGATGTTGTTTATGGTGAGTTCAATGATAATTTTATGAGGAGTGGACTTGAGGCTGTTATTCTGAGCTTGTCTCCTGCTGAATTCATTCTTGGGCAGCCACTATCAAAACAAACTGAAAAGGTAGCTTTTTGGCCTTACAGTAACTATGGAAGATTGCATTGAATTATATGTTATGTCTAGACATTTCTATTTGTGTTTATGTGATCCTTTGCTGAGGTTGAGTGGAATAATCATTGTGTGTAGTTATTGCTTGGTTATGCTGGACCTACCTCAAATATTCGTGTGGAGCGTATCTCACGAGATTGCTTCATGGATGGTGGTGCACTCGCTGAAGTTATGACTTTATATGAAAAAATGGATGACTATAATTCACTAGATGATTTAAAGCAAAACAAAGAGGTGACTGAAAAGGGAAATCGTCATTTGGCAATTGAGGCACGATATTCTTTACATTTTTCATGAACAATCTCgaatttttattatttgaatcTATTACTTTTCCGTAAATTGCCCTTTTGAAGATCTTCCACTGGTTGACCTCTGGAACATTTTATCCTTATGCATTAGTATAAAACTACATTATAGTTCTTTGTCATGTGGAAAcgtttatatatattagttatcaTTCAACCTTATTTTCATTTCATTTGctatttttttgttataatgTTTAAAGGGAATCATGAACATGCCAGATTTGGTCATCCAAGCGTTAGCCCTGACTATTCGTTATCTGAAACAATTTGGTTTTGAAAGGATATTTTGTCAAGGAGCTTCTTTTAGGCCCTTATCCAGCAACTTCGAGATGACCCTTTCTGCCAATGCACTTCAACAGTTGGAGGTATATGTTCTTTTAATTAGTTAtgttagaaatatatattttttaattttaatatttccaCAGTGTTGATTGTTTGAACTGTGATTTGCTAATGGAGTTTTTGCTATATCTGTAGTAACTGCAGCAGAAATGTAGTACACTTTAATATGTATTTATCATCTCTAATTCACAACTTATTCAGTCATGGGATCTGAAACAAATTCTGTTAGTCTTATACCTAGATTTCTTCCTTTAATTCAGTTTCCCTTTCAGGTTTTGCAGAACAACAATGatgggtccgaatctggctctTTGTTGCAGTCCATGAATCACACTCTCACTATATTTGGTTCAAGACTTCTTAGGCACTGGGTAAGGCTCACATGTTATTGTGATTATCTTGCATGGTATAGGTTTTATTTTTCAATGTTTAATCTATTTGTGGTACAGGTAACACGCCCTTTATGTGACAGAAACTTGATTATTGCTCGCCATGATGCTGTTTCTGAAATTGGAGAATCCATGGGATCTACTCAAGCTTTTCAAGAGGATGCAGAAAATGCACAAATAAAAAAACCAGAGTTTTATCATGTACTCTCTTCGGTTTTGACAAATTTAGGAAGGGCACCTGATATTCAACGGGGAATAACACGAATTTTCCATCGGACTGCCACACCAACTGAGGTAGTGAATGGCTCCTCCTCCGGTCTTTTATTTGTATACTAATGAACATTCATTGCGGTATTGGATTATTGGTGTCAAATAATTTGTAAGAGTTGCTGAATTATTGAATGGTATAGTTCATTTCAGTTATTCAAGCAATTTTACATGCTGGAAAACAACTTCAACAACTTTACAATGAAGTAGAGGAAGAGAGTAATGAATTTCTCAAAACAACAAATGTATGTTCTGAGCTATTAAGGAAGTTGATACTGACTGCATCGTCATCCACTGTGATTAGACATGCTGCAAAATTGTTGTCTTCCCTAGACAAAGATGCTGCTGATAAACGGGACCTACAAAACTTAATCATTTCTGGTGGTCAATTTCTTGAGGTTTATACAAGAGTTTCATgtaattttttagtatttttggaAGCTCTTTTTGTCTTTTTATTCGTTTCATCTACCGTGCTAGTACTGTTCATTTTCGTAGGTTGCTAGAGCCCGTAAAGAGATTCAATCGACAAAGGGGGAATTGGATTCTTTGATTACTTTGTTTCGCAAGCAGCTTAGAATGAGCAAGCTGGAATTCATGAGTGTGTCTGGGACAACACATTTGATAGAGGTATAATTCATAATCATATTCAAAATAACATACATGGCCCTTATAAATTTCATAAGCAATTATGTAATGCTTCACTATTTGATTGGTATCGACTGCAGTTATCCATTGATGTAAAGGTGCCCTTGAATTGGGTGAAGGTTAATAGTACCAAAAAAACAATCCGGTATCATCCACCTGAAGTGCTAAGTGCCTTAGATAAGCTGTCACTGGCAAATGAGGAGCTTAATATTGCTTGTCAATCTGCTTGGAATAGCTTTCTAGAGGAATTTGGTAAATATTATTCTGATTTCCAAGCCGCCGTTCAAGCACTGGCTGCTTTAGATTGTCTGCATTCACTGGCCATTCTTTCAAGAAATAAGGTATACTATGACATATTGTTTATTCTAATTCTATTCAACTTTTTCAGAGGCTTTAAGGTTGTATAATTCTGTGAGATCATCTGTTGCAGAATTATGTTCGTCCTCTACTCGTATGCGATGATGAACCTGTACAGATACATATCTCTGATGGTCACCATCCGGTATGGGTTTATGCTATTAGTTAGGCTGGACTACATGTTTTTTTCCTAAAGTCCAAAGTCTTAATTCATTTCATGTATGTTAAGTTTGCTTCTTGATTCTATTTAACTATTGCTGTTCATTGTAAATTGGCGATAAAAAATGATTTTAGTTGTTACCTTAGGCCAGTAATATGGTTTAGTGATTCTATTGCTTACTTTGGCCTATATACTTGGTTTGAAAAATGTAAATTGTTGCTAATTGTTGAGGTACCTAATAGTCAATGTGTCTACTATCAAAATGGTCCGAGTCAATAAGAATTAGCTACTTTTCCATATGTTTTGTGCTTCTGGTTAAATGCTTAGACTTTTCCAGGTGTTAGAGATTATATTACAAGACAGTTTTGTCCCAAACAACACAGACTTGCATGCAGAGAGAGAGTATTGTCAAATTGTTACTGGACCTAACATGGGTGGAAAGAGTTGCTACATTCGTCAAGTTGCTCTAATTGCTATTATGGCTCAGGTAAAATCAGAAATATACAGTTGGGCAATGCATAAATATGCATGTATGTTTAAGCTTTTGGCAGTGTATCATGCGCTTTGGTCAAAACGGCTTCATACTTTTTTTTAACCATGTCATCCCTTGTCATGTCATCAAATTTGGATTAGAATACAAACATGGACATATATATAGTGAGACATTTGGTTATAGTTTTAGTAATTTTTGAGTTCTACCGCTCTAGTACAAATATCTATGTGTATATTTCTTCATTGTGTTTCTGAAAGTCCTGTTTGAACTGATTTCAGCTGGAGTAAGATGATTCTCTTATATTTATTGCTTCACAAAAGTGTGTTCTAATTTCTTCAGGTTGGTTCCTTTGTACCAGCGTCATCAGCAAAACTGCATGTTCTTGATGGCATCTACACCCGAATGGGTGCCTCCGATAGTATCCAACAAGGGAGAAGCACCTTCCTAGAAGAACTGTCTGAGGCGTCACATATACTCCGAACTTGCACTGCACGCTCTCTGGTTATAATCGATGAGCTTGGAAGAGGCACTAGCACACACGATGGTGTGGCCATTGCTTATGCTACTTTGCATCACCTTCTGGAGCACAAAAGATGCATGGTCCTCTTCGTCACTCACTACCCTAAAATTGCTGAGATCATAACTAAATTCCCCATTTCTGTCGGGGCATACCATGTCTCATACCTTGCTTCACATAAAACTAAGGGTTCAATGGCTACTGAATCTGATCATGATGTCACCTACCTATATAAGCTTGTGCCTGGCGTTTCAGATAAGAGTTTTGGGTTAAAGGTTGCAGAGCTAGCACAGGTCTCTCTTCTCAATTAATTTCACCAACAAAACTCCATTCatggtttatttatttaattttacgTTTTTATCCTCACTTTAGTTTGTCATATAAATAATCTAGTTAAGCACAATGTTTTTGCAGCTACCATCTTCGTGTATCCGTCGAGCTTCTACCATGGCTACGAAATTAGAAATGGTGGTAAGCAACAGAACAGGAAGTAAGCATAGCAACTTGCAGTTGTTAGACTCAACATCATTAtatgagaaagaaaaagaaaagaggctGAAAATGGAATCTAGGGAGTGGTTGGGTACTTACAAGCAATTCATGATGGACTTGGAAGCTTTACTATCTGTAGAAGATCAAGTAAAGAGCTTCCAACATTTGGAGGAGGCTAGAGACATTGCACAGAAATTGTTAAGCTGCAGGGATAATGATTCTCCTCTTTTAAGTAGAAATAGCACACAAGAAGCACCATTGTGAGCAGGGCTTTATAGATTCTTTCCACCCTTTTGTATATGTTTTTTCTTTGTAAATAATTAATAGAATGACCTCTGGTTTATtacaatatttttaaatttgattatagGCTTCGggtaatattttatttttgaccAAATTACTCCTATAAACATCTCATATACAACCACTGACCTTCCAAAAAATTGTTAAACGAGAGAGAATTGACTGAAGATAATTAGGCTTATTTGTAGCGAAAACCCTTCTTTGGCATTTGAGTCCTTATCCTTCATATTTTTGCATTTAAATTCCCATTCTCACTTGATACTTGCTTGCAGCTGTTAGAATTTACACTTATTCAGTTAGTTTTGCATGACACGTACAtccaaaaatataaataacaaaTAGTAAAGAAAATGATTCTAAAATGAAGCATATCGCCTGAAAAGTTTGAGCTACATGTGCCAAAAGTTTTCAATCTCTTGGGCACCATGCCCAGTGGAGAGGGGAGCTCTAGACAAGCTGATGGACTGATGGTGGTAATCGTGGCAGCGGCGACATTGCGCGGTGGTGGTTAGGTGGTTTCTTCACAGAGCTCTTGCATGTATCTCTGCTGAAGTGGAGAGGCCTGGTTCAGTGGGGTCTTTATCACAATGCCATGAATGACTACCTCTTTCCTCTTCAATCTTTAATGCACGACCGTTCCATCCAAGCtattcatatataaatatatgtttcttCTTGCACAATTAGTAAATAGATTTGTTTCTTTCGTCTAAAGGTATTAAtatattatattgtattataTTACAACTATCTtcaccaaaaaaaataaaatagtgtACAGATAAAAATGTATAGTACTATATATTGACCAAGAAGAAGCAAATTAGTTTgtaaacataaataatatatgATTATTATTGGAACAATAGTGACATTGatttgtgtgtatatatacaAATATGGAGGCATTTATGAAGACATGGATAGTAGCATGCAAAGAGTTGGcaatattcatatacatatatagatatatttatatatatactactgGTTGCACAATTTTTTGATCATGTGAAGTGCAGTCATTCAAATTTAGCAAAGTGAAAAACACAGTAGTTGAGGGCATCACATCTTTTAGACAGCAAATGGTTCCATTTTTCCGTATATAAGAGTAGTAACTTCACTTTCCAAGATGTGAAAGTAACTGCTCCAGGTGATGACTACATTGTCGTAGTGCAAGACACCAACATCAAAACTAACGATGATTGCATTGCCATACTGCAAAacacacatacatacatatatatatatatatatacaccagGTGTTCCTGCTATAAATTAGTTAGACAAACTATCGAATTAATAAACCCAACAATTTTTCACACGGATCTGCACGACTTATTATCCAAACTGTGACTTATGATCATAAATGATAGACTCTCATATCAATTAACTCGAAGGTTAATCTAGTAACTTATAATAATATTTGCCTTCAGATACGATCTATAGTACATACTATCTCTACTTCAGAAATCTCTGAAGGAAAGATTTAGaagaacatttttttttataataaacacTGTGATATTTTATTGCTTAGTAATTCTCTCCCTTACACAAAGAGAGAGGATGACCTTATATAACCACGTACTCAAGCATACAAACTTATCAAACCATAGTCAAACCTAACCAACCATAGTTGGAACAAGATAAGGAATAAGATTCATTGACCAAAGCAAAAGACTAAATGACAAAAGCATAAAATATAAGTGATAAGATTCCCTGACCAAAGCAAAAGGCTAAACgacataatatttatttaaaaattgtttCATGGTTGGCTTCGTAGTTAGAATTATATGTTGGATCCTCGTGGAGCGGGTTCCATCCTGTCAGTTCTTCTTCATCCTGATCACTGCCAGTTGGAGGATAAGCCTCATAGTCTGTATATGTCATATCCCATTATTTTCATGTGTATTGAAATAGATAAGGATCTTGCATATCTGGAGTGTCGGCATGTGAGTCTTGAGAATCTTCAAAGTAATAACTTTTTCGCAAAATTACCCCTTCAGTGTCGGTCAATTTGTACAGTGACGGGTATTTTTTCTTTAAAGTTTTTTTGAGTTTGGTGGCCtgatttgtttaattttttgcaATGTAGAAGGCTTCAAGGGCTCTTGTTATCTTGCAAGTATAGTCAGAAGGGAACATTTCCCAATAAGCGTTTTCTTTTGGCTTGGGCCATAACTCTGGAGGTATAGTCTGATTTTTTTCAAACTCACTTTTTCGAATGTCCATGTATTCTTTCCCCCCAAGACCGCATAGTGGATCTTCTTTTGACTCGCATATTTCGAATGTTGGATTTATAACTATATTATGCTCTGCATCAAGTTTTGCATTAAGACTAAGAAAGAGAATAGTATAACAGTTCATTAGGCTGACAACATTTGGGCATGGTGGGTAGATAAAAGTAGGCCTATCATTCTTGACTTTTTCCCATTCAGCCGGTTGGACCTTTTTCCATTTTTCCAATGGAGCAAACCTAGACAGAATGTTCATTTGCACTTGGTAAGTCGGTTTGAACCTTTCTTGGTCCATGAATGGTTTTATTGATGTGTGCAAGGCCATAGTTTATACCTCAACAACTATTGTAAAAACACTGGCCATATACCAGAAGAAGTGAGCTACTAGTTTTGGTGTAAAGATAACGTCTTGAAGACGTAAGATTTGAGCAAATGGATACTTTGGATGGATTCCAAAGTCATTTTATATAGAAGGTCCGAGTTTGGAAATCATAAAATTCTTAAGAAAGATTGCTCTGTGAGTTGCTCTTTCTTTTGCTAATTTGTAGGACttct from Humulus lupulus chromosome 5, drHumLupu1.1, whole genome shotgun sequence encodes the following:
- the LOC133834745 gene encoding DNA mismatch repair protein MSH3 isoform X1, which translates into the protein MGKQKQQVISRFFAPKSKTPTSSTPPNPSSSLPSPSSSFLVVPPTPPPKISATVTFSPSKRLRTSPASRPPKVPKLSPHTHNPIPQLPSSSLHQKFLEKLLEPTSHIAEQHKTSSTPSSSKSTVKYTPLEQQVVDLKKKHPDVLLMVEVGYKYRFFGEDAEMAARVLGIYAHMDHNFLTASVPTFRLNVHVRRLVSAGFKVGVVKQTETAAIKAHGSNSIGPFCRGLSALYTKATLEAAEDVGGKEEGCGADSNYLVCAVEKSVLVEKMDSSFGMESGIEVKVGIVGVEISTGDVVYGEFNDNFMRSGLEAVILSLSPAEFILGQPLSKQTEKLLLGYAGPTSNIRVERISRDCFMDGGALAEVMTLYEKMDDYNSLDDLKQNKEVTEKGNRHLAIEGIMNMPDLVIQALALTIRYLKQFGFERIFCQGASFRPLSSNFEMTLSANALQQLEFPFQVLQNNNDGSESGSLLQSMNHTLTIFGSRLLRHWVTRPLCDRNLIIARHDAVSEIGESMGSTQAFQEDAENAQIKKPEFYHVLSSVLTNLGRAPDIQRGITRIFHRTATPTEFISVIQAILHAGKQLQQLYNEVEEESNEFLKTTNVCSELLRKLILTASSSTVIRHAAKLLSSLDKDAADKRDLQNLIISGGQFLEVARARKEIQSTKGELDSLITLFRKQLRMSKLEFMSVSGTTHLIELSIDVKVPLNWVKVNSTKKTIRYHPPEVLSALDKLSLANEELNIACQSAWNSFLEEFGKYYSDFQAAVQALAALDCLHSLAILSRNKNYVRPLLVCDDEPVQIHISDGHHPVLEIILQDSFVPNNTDLHAEREYCQIVTGPNMGGKSCYIRQVALIAIMAQVGSFVPASSAKLHVLDGIYTRMGASDSIQQGRSTFLEELSEASHILRTCTARSLVIIDELGRGTSTHDGVAIAYATLHHLLEHKRCMVLFVTHYPKIAEIITKFPISVGAYHVSYLASHKTKGSMATESDHDVTYLYKLVPGVSDKSFGLKVAELAQLPSSCIRRASTMATKLEMVVSNRTGSKHSNLQLLDSTSLYEKEKEKRLKMESREWLGTYKQFMMDLEALLSVEDQVKSFQHLEEARDIAQKLLSCRDNDSPLLSRNSTQEAPL
- the LOC133834745 gene encoding DNA mismatch repair protein MSH3 isoform X2, which encodes MGKQKQQVISRFFAPKSKTPTSSTPPNPSSSLPSPSSSFLVVPPTPPPKISATVTFSPSKRLRTSPASRPPKVPKLSPHTHNPIPQLPSSSLHQKFLEKLLEPTSHIAEQHKTSSTPSSSKSTVKYTPLEQQVVDLKKKHPDVLLMVEVGYKYRFFGEDAEMAARVLGIYAHMDHNFLTASVPTFRLNVHVRRLVSAGFKVGVVKQTETAAIKAHGSNSIGPFCRGLSALYTKATLEAAEDVGGKEEGCGADSNYLVCAVEKSVLVEKMDSSFGMESGIEVKVGIVGVEISTGDVVYGEFNDNFMRSGLEAVILSLSPAEFILGQPLSKQTEKLLLGYAGPTSNIRVERISRDCFMDGGALAEVMTLYEKMDDYNSLDDLKQNKEVTEKGNRHLAIEGIMNMPDLVIQALALTIRYLKQFGFERIFCQGASFRPLSSNFEMTLSANALQQLEVLQNNNDGSESGSLLQSMNHTLTIFGSRLLRHWVTRPLCDRNLIIARHDAVSEIGESMGSTQAFQEDAENAQIKKPEFYHVLSSVLTNLGRAPDIQRGITRIFHRTATPTEFISVIQAILHAGKQLQQLYNEVEEESNEFLKTTNVCSELLRKLILTASSSTVIRHAAKLLSSLDKDAADKRDLQNLIISGGQFLEVARARKEIQSTKGELDSLITLFRKQLRMSKLEFMSVSGTTHLIELSIDVKVPLNWVKVNSTKKTIRYHPPEVLSALDKLSLANEELNIACQSAWNSFLEEFGKYYSDFQAAVQALAALDCLHSLAILSRNKNYVRPLLVCDDEPVQIHISDGHHPVLEIILQDSFVPNNTDLHAEREYCQIVTGPNMGGKSCYIRQVALIAIMAQVGSFVPASSAKLHVLDGIYTRMGASDSIQQGRSTFLEELSEASHILRTCTARSLVIIDELGRGTSTHDGVAIAYATLHHLLEHKRCMVLFVTHYPKIAEIITKFPISVGAYHVSYLASHKTKGSMATESDHDVTYLYKLVPGVSDKSFGLKVAELAQLPSSCIRRASTMATKLEMVVSNRTGSKHSNLQLLDSTSLYEKEKEKRLKMESREWLGTYKQFMMDLEALLSVEDQVKSFQHLEEARDIAQKLLSCRDNDSPLLSRNSTQEAPL